A window of the Tunturibacter empetritectus genome harbors these coding sequences:
- a CDS encoding dolichyl-phosphate beta-glucosyltransferase has protein sequence MAHPQLSIVIPAYNESARIENALDRVLSCVAEQGWDAEVLVVDDGSTDDTAVIVQRWMTQHPRLHLVQNPGNRGKGYSVRNGLLQAAGEIVMFTDADLSAPMEEAERLIAALNDGADVAIGSRWMDRTRQTIHQPLYRQFFGRCFNWVTRTVMGLPFKDTQCGFKAFKRSAAQVIFRLQTIERWGFDPEILFIARKLKYVIREVPVTWGHDERSRMSYLKDGIKMLEDMARIRGNFVAGRYDKAIAAMKDTSAMVTPQVEQVAKVSSAEVR, from the coding sequence ATGGCACATCCGCAGCTAAGTATCGTAATTCCGGCCTACAACGAGAGCGCTCGTATCGAGAATGCTCTGGACAGGGTGTTGTCGTGTGTCGCGGAACAGGGCTGGGATGCCGAGGTTCTGGTCGTCGACGACGGCTCCACCGACGATACCGCTGTGATCGTGCAACGTTGGATGACGCAGCACCCGCGTCTTCATCTTGTGCAAAACCCCGGTAACCGCGGCAAAGGCTACTCGGTGCGCAACGGCCTTCTTCAGGCCGCAGGCGAGATTGTCATGTTCACCGATGCAGACCTTTCGGCTCCGATGGAAGAGGCGGAACGCCTAATCGCGGCCTTGAACGATGGGGCAGACGTGGCGATCGGCTCCCGCTGGATGGACCGGACTCGTCAGACGATCCACCAGCCGCTCTATCGGCAGTTCTTCGGTCGCTGCTTCAACTGGGTCACTCGAACTGTCATGGGCCTGCCGTTTAAAGATACCCAGTGCGGTTTCAAGGCATTCAAGCGCTCCGCCGCTCAGGTCATCTTTCGTCTGCAGACCATCGAACGCTGGGGCTTCGACCCCGAGATCCTCTTCATCGCTCGCAAGCTGAAGTATGTCATTCGCGAGGTCCCGGTCACCTGGGGTCACGACGAACGCAGCCGTATGAGCTACCTGAAAGACGGCATCAAGATGCTGGAAGACATGGCGCGCATTCGAGGTAACTTCGTGGCCGGCCGATATGACAAAGCCATCGCCGCCATGAAGGACACCAGCGCAATGGTGACTCCTCAAGTGGAGCAGGTGGCCAAGGTCAGCAGCGCGGAAGTCCGCTAG
- the sppA gene encoding signal peptide peptidase SppA: MPEDYSTPPPPPPPPSFSNTQTPAYPYPPRQGFPPPRQRSAWFYIGIIAGSLAAVFLLVTFMVWVTARSVSGRSAGLGLSSDSIAVIDISGAILSPEAIDTQLRKFGDDSSVKAILLHINSPGGGAAASQEIYHEVLRVRQESHKKVVASIESVGASGAYYIASACDRIYANDASVVGSIGVIMEWTNYGDLLRWAKLKNVVIHAGEFKDAGDPSRDLTPKEEAYFQSLVDNMYTQFVHDVATGRHTTDEKIKPLATGQVWTGQQSLPLGLIDKVGGYRVALIETAREAGISGEPNVVRPSKNKRGLFALLADDGEDLFPNPSQLLNRAPGFYFMWK, from the coding sequence ATGCCGGAAGACTACTCAACACCGCCGCCACCGCCACCGCCGCCATCGTTTTCCAACACGCAAACGCCTGCTTATCCTTATCCACCACGGCAAGGCTTCCCTCCCCCGCGCCAACGTTCCGCGTGGTTTTATATAGGGATCATCGCCGGTTCCCTGGCCGCTGTGTTTCTGCTGGTCACGTTTATGGTCTGGGTCACGGCACGTTCGGTCAGCGGACGTTCGGCTGGGCTGGGTTTAAGTTCGGACAGCATCGCGGTAATCGACATCTCCGGGGCGATTCTCTCTCCTGAAGCCATCGACACGCAGCTGCGCAAGTTTGGGGATGACTCGTCGGTCAAGGCGATTCTGCTTCACATCAACTCGCCTGGCGGCGGGGCTGCTGCCTCTCAGGAGATCTACCACGAGGTGCTGCGGGTGCGGCAGGAGAGCCATAAGAAGGTTGTCGCCTCCATCGAGTCGGTGGGCGCATCCGGAGCGTATTACATCGCCAGCGCCTGCGACAGGATCTATGCGAACGATGCCTCCGTTGTCGGGTCAATTGGAGTGATCATGGAGTGGACCAACTATGGCGACCTGTTGCGCTGGGCCAAGTTGAAGAACGTGGTCATCCACGCCGGAGAATTCAAGGATGCGGGCGATCCCAGCCGTGATCTGACGCCCAAAGAAGAGGCTTATTTTCAGTCACTGGTCGATAACATGTACACGCAATTTGTTCATGACGTCGCGACTGGGCGCCATACCACGGACGAGAAGATCAAACCTCTGGCGACCGGCCAGGTATGGACGGGGCAGCAATCCCTTCCGCTGGGCTTGATCGATAAGGTAGGCGGCTATCGGGTGGCTTTGATCGAGACTGCCAGGGAGGCAGGAATCTCCGGCGAACCAAATGTGGTGCGCCCTTCAAAAAATAAGCGCGGGCTGTTTGCTCTGCTCGCCGACGACGGCGAAGACCTGTTCCCGAACCCCAGCCAGTTGCTGAACCGTGCCCCGGGTTTTTATTTTATGTGGAAGTAA
- a CDS encoding HU family DNA-binding protein: MTKADLVDKVTSLGDLTRRDGEVIVDTLFDAVIGALKTGDKIEIRGFGSFRTRQRNARTGRNPKTGAKVDVPAKRVPFFKPSKELRDSVNPNGAVKSRPAAAKKAVDEEHIDPHHPPAM, translated from the coding sequence ATGACTAAAGCCGACCTTGTTGATAAAGTGACCTCTCTTGGAGACCTGACCCGCCGTGACGGGGAGGTTATCGTCGATACGCTCTTCGATGCTGTCATTGGAGCTCTGAAGACCGGTGACAAGATCGAGATTCGCGGCTTCGGAAGCTTTCGGACCCGCCAGCGAAATGCCCGGACGGGCCGAAACCCAAAGACTGGAGCCAAGGTCGATGTTCCAGCGAAGCGGGTTCCCTTCTTCAAGCCGTCGAAGGAACTTCGTGACTCGGTGAATCCGAACGGCGCTGTGAAATCTCGACCTGCAGCTGCGAAAAAAGCGGTTGACGAAGAGCACATCGACCCACATCATCCCCCGGCAATGTAA
- a CDS encoding dicarboxylate/amino acid:cation symporter, producing MLKTNFQRFLLLAAAIFLSAGILQGLIHGPAVRYAGVALRCVAIVLLALFALQRRSLTPWIFVAMVTGAELGFDAPVLAISLRVFSDIFLRLIKTIVAPLILATLVTGIAGHGDLKSVGRMGIKSLIYFEVVTTLALVIGLAAINLSHAGVGLSLPPATSGETIASQPPTHWQDFLLHVFPENIAKSIAEGQILQVAVFAVFFGIALASLDEKRRTPVLHLFESLSEVMFKFTNVVMYFAPVGVGAAMAFTVGQMGLGVLVNLGKLLLTLYGALVGFGLLVLLPAALLFRVPVRRFLAAVAEPATIAFATSTSEAALPRAMESMEALGVPRRIVAFVIPAGYSFNLDGSTLYLAVASIFVAQAAGVHLSLGQQLLMMVTLMLTSKGVAGVPRATLVVLLATAATFRLPTEPIFVILGIDALADMARTSVNVVGNCLASVVVAKWEGEFGTEPISAVVLEGMAE from the coding sequence ATGTTAAAGACGAACTTTCAGCGCTTTCTGTTGCTTGCGGCTGCGATTTTCCTCTCAGCTGGAATCTTGCAGGGGTTGATCCATGGCCCCGCGGTTCGCTATGCGGGAGTCGCCCTGCGATGTGTCGCCATCGTGCTCTTGGCTCTGTTTGCGCTCCAGCGCCGCTCCCTAACGCCTTGGATATTCGTTGCAATGGTAACCGGGGCCGAGCTTGGCTTCGATGCGCCCGTGTTGGCGATCAGCCTCCGTGTCTTCAGCGACATCTTTTTGCGGCTGATCAAGACCATCGTCGCGCCACTGATCCTCGCCACACTGGTGACCGGCATCGCTGGTCATGGCGACCTCAAGAGCGTCGGCCGGATGGGAATCAAGAGTCTGATCTACTTCGAAGTGGTTACGACGTTGGCGTTGGTCATCGGTCTCGCAGCCATCAACCTGAGCCATGCTGGAGTTGGCCTCTCTCTGCCCCCGGCTACCTCCGGCGAGACGATCGCATCGCAGCCCCCAACTCACTGGCAGGATTTTCTACTCCACGTCTTCCCGGAAAATATCGCCAAGTCCATCGCCGAAGGTCAGATTCTCCAAGTGGCCGTCTTCGCGGTCTTTTTCGGGATCGCCCTGGCCAGCCTCGATGAAAAAAGACGGACTCCGGTTCTGCACCTGTTCGAGAGCCTGAGCGAGGTCATGTTCAAGTTCACCAATGTTGTCATGTACTTCGCTCCGGTCGGGGTGGGGGCCGCGATGGCCTTCACCGTCGGCCAGATGGGTCTTGGAGTTCTGGTGAATCTAGGCAAACTTCTTCTGACTTTGTATGGTGCCTTAGTGGGCTTCGGCCTTCTCGTTTTGCTGCCGGCTGCGCTGCTTTTTCGTGTGCCGGTTCGGCGATTCCTCGCGGCTGTTGCCGAGCCTGCGACGATTGCCTTTGCCACGTCGACCAGTGAGGCAGCTCTTCCACGCGCGATGGAGTCGATGGAGGCCCTCGGCGTCCCGCGCCGGATCGTCGCGTTCGTTATTCCTGCGGGCTACAGTTTTAACTTGGACGGCTCGACGCTCTATCTTGCGGTTGCCAGTATCTTCGTGGCGCAGGCAGCGGGAGTTCATCTATCGCTTGGCCAGCAACTCCTGATGATGGTGACTCTCATGCTGACCAGCAAAGGAGTCGCGGGGGTTCCCCGTGCAACGCTAGTCGTCCTGCTAGCGACGGCGGCCACCTTCCGCCTGCCTACCGAGCCGATCTTCGTCATCCTCGGCATCGACGCGCTCGCTGATATGGCGCGCACATCGGTCAATGTTGTGGGAAACTGCCTCGCCAGCGTTGTTGTAGCCAAGTGGGAGGGAGAGTTCGGCACGGAGCCGATCTCGGCGGTGGTTTTAGAAGGAATGGCCGAGTGA
- a CDS encoding YybH family protein: protein MLRVTLNSIMFCAIASSPLIAQTIAQSGAGSGIIATSGFDSLAQSPGIVSNPLSQPTLTPGALVLLELEGRFSQAVAEGGGKAFGSWFAEDGVTLNNGKPAILGRTAIAAQAQWDPKTYQLTWTPQGAQMGPSNDMGFTWGHYEGHSKDKNGEPVVISGRYFTIWKKLPNGTWKVALDASAEEPPPTKECCTLPKP from the coding sequence ATGCTACGCGTAACCCTCAACAGCATCATGTTTTGCGCTATTGCATCTTCTCCCTTGATCGCTCAAACGATCGCTCAGAGCGGTGCCGGGTCGGGGATCATTGCCACCTCCGGTTTCGACTCCCTAGCACAGAGTCCTGGGATCGTCTCCAACCCGCTATCCCAACCGACTCTTACACCCGGTGCCCTGGTGTTGCTCGAACTGGAAGGGCGCTTTTCGCAGGCGGTTGCCGAAGGCGGGGGAAAAGCCTTTGGCAGCTGGTTCGCAGAAGATGGAGTTACTCTCAACAACGGTAAGCCTGCGATTCTTGGCCGCACCGCCATCGCCGCACAGGCTCAGTGGGATCCAAAGACTTATCAGCTTACCTGGACTCCGCAGGGCGCCCAGATGGGCCCTTCCAACGACATGGGATTCACCTGGGGGCACTATGAAGGCCATAGTAAAGATAAAAATGGCGAGCCCGTGGTGATCTCGGGACGCTACTTCACCATATGGAAGAAGTTACCCAACGGCACTTGGAAGGTCGCCCTGGACGCGAGCGCAGAAGAGCCTCCTCCAACGAAGGAGTGCTGCACCCTTCCAAAGCCGTAA
- a CDS encoding PAS domain S-box protein: protein MNALLVKDEALRIEALNQYEVLNSAPDPILDDLTNLAAQICDTPVAAISLIGSDRIWLRSRFGIDSQDVALGSLPCETTILGDTVYEISDARNDPDYAPDGILIDGRLYRFYAGAPLTTPGGVSIGALLVLDRHPRTLTPAQSSALSVLSRQVITRLELNGRIRQMDRAARSRQRVESALTVERNFVSAVLDTVGALVAVFDPAGRIVRFNRACENASGYDFPTLVGRYAWDKLIPRQEIPEAIETFERLRSGHFPAAYENQWLNRDGSIRRIAWSATALTDTQGQVAFIIATGIDVTTQRAAEATLRESEARYRQLVEGSLGMVCTHDLRGTLLSINTHGAETLGRTIEEMTGHNLEEFIVPDRKAALPAYLKKIGETGEAQGLLHLSHSDGDMRVVAYRNKLIVVPGRAPYVLGFGVDISEQVRAEGRLRTLTRQSDSILESVGDGIYGIDLEGKVTVVNSAAAQMLGYKQEEMLGRNMHQLIHHTRADGTPYASADSPIRKSLTNFATVRISNEIFWRKDGSCFPVEYVARPQIDSQSPDSSAPKALGVVVAFTDTTERRALDRMKDEFISTVSHELRTPLTSLRGALGLLAGGALTNRPEKTQQMLEIAISNSDRLVRLVNDILDLERISSGKTELHSMMCSAEDLLRRAASVQQTRTPRPNIRIFFAAHGVNVWADPDRILQTLNNLISNAIKFSPEGSEIHLTARNLDENEALIEVRDQGRGIPADKLEHIFDRFQQGDASDSRAMGGTGLGLAICRSIINQHRGRIWATSAPDQGTIFHFTLPTKPSTNLR from the coding sequence ATGAATGCTCTCCTGGTCAAAGACGAAGCGTTGCGAATCGAGGCCCTCAACCAATATGAGGTACTCAACAGTGCGCCCGATCCCATCCTGGATGACCTGACGAACCTGGCTGCGCAGATCTGTGACACGCCGGTCGCAGCTATCTCGCTGATCGGTTCGGACCGCATCTGGCTACGCTCCCGTTTTGGGATCGACTCACAAGACGTTGCGCTCGGTAGCCTTCCCTGCGAGACCACTATTCTGGGCGACACGGTCTACGAGATCTCCGACGCACGCAACGACCCCGACTACGCTCCCGATGGCATTCTTATCGATGGTCGTCTCTACCGGTTTTACGCGGGCGCGCCGCTGACAACTCCCGGCGGAGTAAGCATTGGAGCATTGCTGGTACTGGACCGGCATCCCCGCACGCTGACTCCGGCTCAATCCTCGGCTCTCAGCGTCCTCAGCCGCCAGGTCATCACGCGTCTGGAGCTCAATGGTCGCATCCGTCAGATGGACCGTGCCGCTCGTTCACGCCAGCGTGTAGAGTCTGCCCTTACCGTGGAGCGAAACTTCGTCTCGGCCGTTCTCGATACCGTGGGCGCACTAGTCGCCGTATTCGATCCGGCCGGTCGAATCGTTCGTTTCAATCGCGCGTGCGAGAACGCATCGGGTTACGACTTCCCCACCCTTGTCGGCCGCTACGCGTGGGACAAGCTGATCCCACGTCAGGAGATTCCCGAAGCCATTGAGACCTTCGAACGTCTCCGCTCTGGCCACTTCCCTGCCGCTTACGAGAATCAATGGCTCAACCGTGACGGCAGCATACGACGCATCGCGTGGTCCGCGACTGCGCTGACCGATACGCAGGGTCAGGTTGCATTCATCATTGCAACCGGCATTGATGTGACAACTCAACGCGCTGCCGAAGCGACCTTGCGCGAGAGCGAAGCGCGTTACCGCCAGCTCGTCGAAGGATCGCTGGGCATGGTCTGCACCCACGACCTGCGCGGAACACTTCTGTCGATCAACACTCACGGCGCCGAAACCCTGGGGCGCACGATCGAGGAGATGACCGGGCATAATCTCGAGGAGTTCATCGTGCCCGACAGGAAGGCCGCTCTGCCTGCCTACCTGAAAAAGATAGGCGAGACCGGCGAAGCGCAAGGCCTCCTACACCTCTCTCACAGCGATGGAGATATGCGCGTAGTCGCCTACCGGAACAAGCTGATCGTCGTGCCCGGACGCGCACCGTACGTTCTCGGCTTCGGTGTTGATATCAGCGAGCAGGTTCGCGCGGAAGGCAGACTCCGCACTCTCACGCGGCAATCCGACTCTATCCTCGAGTCTGTCGGCGACGGTATCTACGGTATCGATCTCGAAGGCAAGGTAACGGTCGTCAACTCCGCCGCGGCTCAGATGCTCGGCTACAAGCAGGAGGAGATGCTGGGCCGCAACATGCATCAACTGATCCACCACACACGCGCCGACGGTACACCTTACGCCTCCGCCGACTCACCGATCCGCAAGAGCCTTACCAACTTCGCGACGGTCCGCATCTCGAATGAGATCTTCTGGCGCAAAGATGGCAGCTGCTTCCCGGTGGAGTATGTCGCGAGGCCGCAGATCGACTCGCAGTCGCCTGATTCGAGCGCACCCAAAGCGCTTGGTGTCGTTGTGGCATTCACCGATACGACCGAACGCCGCGCCCTCGACCGCATGAAAGACGAGTTCATCTCCACCGTCTCCCACGAGCTTCGCACGCCGCTTACTTCACTTCGTGGAGCGCTTGGCCTGCTCGCCGGCGGCGCACTCACCAATCGCCCGGAGAAGACTCAGCAGATGCTTGAGATTGCCATCAGTAACTCCGATCGGCTGGTGCGTTTGGTGAACGACATTCTCGACCTTGAGCGCATCAGCAGCGGCAAGACAGAGCTCCACTCGATGATGTGCAGCGCAGAAGATCTGCTGCGAAGAGCGGCGAGCGTTCAACAGACGCGCACTCCGCGGCCGAATATCCGCATCTTCTTCGCCGCTCATGGTGTCAACGTCTGGGCCGACCCTGACCGCATTCTGCAGACGCTGAACAATCTCATCTCAAACGCGATCAAGTTCTCTCCCGAAGGCAGCGAGATCCACCTTACAGCGCGCAATCTTGACGAGAATGAAGCGCTAATCGAGGTTCGCGATCAGGGCCGAGGCATCCCTGCTGATAAGCTCGAACACATCTTCGACCGCTTTCAGCAAGGCGATGCCTCGGACTCACGCGCGATGGGCGGCACAGGCCTCGGCCTGGCAATATGTCGTAGCATCATCAATCAACACCGCGGACGCATCTGGGCCACCAGCGCGCCCGACCAGGGCACCATCTTCCACTTCACTCTCCCCACCAAACCCAGCACCAACCTACGCTAG
- the acs gene encoding acetate--CoA ligase: MSEQSTDLDSSLRENRVFPPPPAFAAQAHVKSLEQYEAMYRHSVDHPEEFWAEAAHELDWFAPWTKVMDGEGAHARWFIGGKLNLSHNCVDRHALGDRKDKVALLWEGEPGEVRKVTFGELHEQVQRFANVLKSLGIRRGDRVAIYMGMAPELAIALLACARIGAVHSVIFGGFAAHAISDRVNDSSCVAILTQDTSYRRGSEVQLKAIVDEAMEKCSTVKHVVVFRRSGSPVMMQPGRDLWWHEEMEKASAECAAEWMDAEDPLYLLYTSGTTGKPKGLLHTTGGYAVQTYLTSKYIFDLRDEDVYWCTADIGWVTGHSYVVYGPLQNGATVVMYEGAPNWPECDRFWKIIDDHKVTIFYTAPTAIRAFTKWGTEWVKKHSLDSLRLLGTVGEPINPESWMWYHRMIGKERCPIVDTYWQTETGAIMIAPVPGAVATKPGSATRPFFGIVPEVVTKEGKPVPDGHGGLLVVRKPWPSMARTIYGDQARYEAAYWSEVPGSYFTGDGARRDADGYFWLMGRVDDVINVSGHRLGTMEVESALVAHPKVAEAAAVGRPHEMKGQAIAVFVTLEGGHEPSEELRQELRQWVAKEIGALARPDDLTFTQALPKTRSGKIMRRLLRELATTGEVKGDTTTLEDFTVIAKLREGEE, encoded by the coding sequence ATGTCTGAACAGAGTACGGATCTGGATTCGAGTCTGCGGGAGAACCGCGTATTTCCGCCGCCGCCGGCGTTTGCCGCGCAGGCTCACGTGAAGAGTCTTGAGCAGTATGAGGCTATGTACAGGCACAGCGTGGATCACCCGGAGGAGTTCTGGGCCGAGGCCGCTCACGAACTTGATTGGTTCGCGCCGTGGACGAAGGTGATGGACGGCGAAGGAGCACATGCAAGATGGTTTATCGGGGGCAAACTTAATCTCTCGCATAACTGTGTCGATCGTCATGCTCTGGGAGACCGCAAGGATAAAGTCGCTCTGTTGTGGGAAGGTGAGCCGGGTGAGGTCCGCAAGGTAACATTTGGGGAGTTGCATGAGCAGGTGCAGCGCTTCGCGAATGTGTTGAAGTCGCTGGGAATCCGCCGTGGCGACCGAGTTGCGATCTACATGGGCATGGCGCCGGAGCTTGCGATTGCTTTGCTCGCCTGCGCACGAATTGGTGCGGTGCACTCTGTGATCTTTGGCGGTTTTGCAGCTCATGCCATCTCGGACCGCGTTAATGACTCCAGCTGCGTCGCCATCCTCACGCAGGACACGAGCTACCGTCGTGGTTCCGAGGTGCAGTTGAAAGCAATCGTCGATGAGGCGATGGAGAAGTGTTCCACGGTCAAGCATGTCGTCGTCTTCCGGCGCTCGGGCTCTCCGGTAATGATGCAGCCTGGCCGCGATCTGTGGTGGCATGAGGAGATGGAAAAAGCCTCGGCGGAGTGCGCTGCGGAATGGATGGACGCAGAAGATCCGCTGTATCTGCTCTACACTTCCGGGACTACCGGCAAGCCGAAGGGTCTGCTGCATACCACCGGCGGCTACGCTGTGCAGACCTATCTCACCAGCAAGTACATCTTCGATCTGCGCGATGAGGACGTGTACTGGTGCACCGCAGACATCGGCTGGGTGACAGGGCATAGCTATGTTGTTTATGGCCCTTTGCAGAACGGTGCGACGGTAGTAATGTATGAGGGCGCGCCTAACTGGCCTGAGTGCGACCGCTTCTGGAAGATCATCGACGACCACAAGGTGACCATCTTCTACACTGCTCCGACAGCGATCCGAGCCTTCACAAAGTGGGGAACCGAGTGGGTGAAGAAGCACTCGCTCGACTCTCTGCGGCTGTTGGGTACGGTAGGCGAGCCTATCAATCCCGAGTCGTGGATGTGGTACCACCGCATGATCGGCAAGGAGCGTTGCCCAATTGTTGACACCTACTGGCAGACCGAGACTGGGGCCATCATGATTGCTCCAGTCCCTGGCGCTGTGGCAACCAAGCCGGGCTCGGCTACAAGACCGTTTTTTGGAATTGTTCCCGAGGTGGTTACGAAAGAGGGCAAGCCCGTTCCCGATGGCCATGGGGGGCTTCTTGTTGTACGCAAGCCCTGGCCTTCCATGGCTCGAACCATCTATGGCGATCAGGCCCGTTACGAGGCGGCTTACTGGAGCGAGGTTCCCGGCAGCTACTTTACCGGCGACGGCGCGCGCCGCGATGCCGATGGGTACTTCTGGTTGATGGGACGCGTCGATGATGTCATCAATGTCAGCGGCCATCGACTAGGCACGATGGAGGTAGAGTCGGCGCTTGTTGCCCATCCGAAGGTGGCGGAGGCGGCTGCAGTCGGCAGGCCCCACGAGATGAAAGGGCAGGCGATTGCCGTATTTGTCACGCTGGAAGGTGGTCACGAGCCTAGTGAGGAGCTGCGTCAGGAGTTGCGGCAATGGGTCGCGAAAGAGATCGGCGCGCTTGCCCGGCCGGACGATCTGACTTTCACCCAGGCTCTGCCGAAGACACGCAGCGGAAAGATTATGCGGCGACTTCTGCGCGAACTCGCAACCACCGGTGAGGTGAAGGGCGATACCACTACGCTTGAAGACTTCACCGTGATCGCAAAGCTGCGCGAGGGCGAGGAGTGA
- a CDS encoding L-lactate MFS transporter — translation MALAFLDRDRSIAPAGYSRWLVPPAALAIHLSIGQVYSFSVFKNPLLALHAADGSAWNLKEVGYIFSIAIAVLGLSAALFGAWLEKAGPRRAMFYAAICFGAGFVIASLGASTHQLALIYLGYGVIGGVGLGLGYISPVSTLIKWFPDRPGLATGLAIMGFGGGAMIGGPLASNLMAHFKAAGQPSIPYTMVTMGVLYFIFMMFGVFTIRVPPTGWKPEGWVPSVNHSALISSHNVAVTEAWKTPQFWLLWVMLFVNVTAGIGILEQAAPMIQDLFKGQISPAAAVGFVGILSIFNMAGRFLWASVSDFIGRKGTYFTFFTLGAILYFFLPFSRQDKIDSIPLFVAIAALVISMYGGGFATIPAYLKDLFGGFNVSAIHGRLLTAWSAAGIIGPLIVNGILDHYVANHMSKQEAYPLILHIMCGLLIVGFVANLMVRPVAEKYWLKDQNVAVAAGPAH, via the coding sequence ATGGCCCTGGCTTTTCTCGACCGTGACCGCTCTATAGCCCCTGCAGGATACAGCCGTTGGCTGGTCCCACCCGCAGCCCTTGCAATCCATCTCTCCATCGGGCAGGTTTATTCCTTCTCCGTCTTCAAAAATCCTCTATTGGCTCTGCATGCAGCTGATGGTTCCGCCTGGAACCTCAAAGAGGTCGGTTACATCTTCTCGATTGCGATCGCAGTCCTCGGCTTATCAGCCGCACTCTTTGGAGCGTGGCTGGAGAAAGCAGGTCCGCGCCGCGCGATGTTCTACGCCGCAATCTGCTTCGGCGCAGGCTTCGTGATTGCCTCGCTTGGAGCCAGCACGCATCAACTAGCTCTTATCTACCTCGGTTATGGAGTGATTGGCGGGGTCGGCCTGGGACTGGGATATATCTCCCCGGTGTCGACCCTCATCAAGTGGTTTCCCGACCGTCCAGGCCTGGCTACCGGCCTCGCCATCATGGGCTTTGGCGGTGGCGCAATGATCGGCGGACCGCTTGCCAGCAACCTGATGGCTCACTTCAAAGCCGCCGGCCAGCCCTCAATTCCTTACACCATGGTCACCATGGGCGTCCTTTACTTCATCTTCATGATGTTCGGCGTCTTCACCATACGCGTCCCGCCAACGGGCTGGAAACCGGAGGGATGGGTTCCATCGGTCAACCACTCCGCGCTGATATCGAGCCATAACGTCGCCGTCACCGAGGCCTGGAAGACGCCACAGTTCTGGCTGCTCTGGGTCATGCTGTTCGTCAACGTCACAGCAGGCATCGGAATCCTGGAGCAGGCAGCGCCGATGATTCAGGACCTCTTCAAGGGCCAGATCAGCCCCGCAGCCGCTGTCGGTTTCGTAGGGATTCTGAGCATCTTCAATATGGCCGGCCGGTTTCTCTGGGCCTCGGTCTCGGACTTCATCGGGCGCAAGGGAACATACTTCACCTTCTTCACGCTCGGTGCCATTCTCTACTTCTTTCTTCCCTTCTCGCGCCAGGACAAGATCGACTCGATTCCGCTCTTCGTCGCTATCGCCGCGCTGGTAATTTCGATGTACGGCGGAGGCTTTGCCACCATTCCCGCCTACTTGAAGGATCTCTTCGGCGGCTTCAACGTCTCTGCCATCCACGGCCGCCTGCTCACCGCATGGTCGGCTGCCGGAATTATCGGCCCGCTCATCGTCAACGGCATCCTCGACCACTACGTCGCAAATCACATGAGTAAGCAGGAAGCCTATCCGCTCATCCTGCACATCATGTGCGGTCTGCTGATCGTCGGCTTTGTGGCAAACCTGATGGTGCGGCCGGTTGCTGAAAAGTATTGGCTGAAAGACCAGAACGTCGCCGTCGCCGCTGGGCCAGCCCACTAA
- a CDS encoding MFS transporter small subunit, which yields MADSTNVKKSSPLLVAAAWIIVIIPTAWGLDYTVKNALKIFAASTPTPTAPAK from the coding sequence ATGGCAGATTCCACAAACGTCAAAAAATCCTCTCCACTTCTAGTCGCGGCGGCCTGGATCATCGTCATCATCCCCACCGCCTGGGGGCTTGACTACACCGTAAAAAACGCCCTGAAGATCTTTGCTGCCTCCACGCCCACGCCCACGGCTCCAGCGAAGTGA